The following is a genomic window from uncultured Propionivibrio sp..
GTTCCAGATGGGCTCAAGGAACGTGTTGGCGAAGCGGAAATACAGGATATTCATGATCGCTTCCTTGCCCAGGTAGTGATCGATGCGGAATATCGCGTCTTCCGGGAAGGCGCTGCGGGCGATGCGGTTGAGTTCACGCGCCGAGGCGAGGTCGCGCCCGAAGGGTTTTTCGACGATCAGCCGGGCGTTTTCGGCGAGGCCCGAATCGCGCAGTCCCTGGATCATCGTTTCGAACAGGGCCGGCGGAATCGCCAGATAGTAGGCCGGGCGGGTGGCCGTGCCGAGCACCTCGCGCAGCGCCGCGAAGGTTTCCGGATTCTTGTAGTTGCCGCTGACGTAGGTGAGGCGGGAGAGCAGCACGCTCATGGCATCGGGGTCGTCGATGCCGCCGCTTTCGTTGATGCTGTCGGTGGCGCGTTCGTGCAACTGGGCGATGCTCCATTTCGACGAGGCGACGCCGATCACCGGCAGCGTCAGCACGCCGCGCTTGGCCATGGCATAGAGCGCTGGGAAGATCTTCTTGCGCGCCAGGTCGCCGGTGACGCCGAAAATGACAAGTGCGTCGGAGTGTTCGGGGTGCTGGTCAATCATGTCCATGGTGGTGTCCTTAATGGGAAGGCGCGAGAAGCCCTTGTTCGCAGAATATTTCGATTGCATTGTCGGCGGAAATCGCGCCGGCGGGAAGCGGGTTGCCGGCGCGCCAGCTATTGACGGCCATGCGCTTGCCTTCGCCGGTGACAGCGAAGACGACGCGGCGCGCGCGACTGAGGCGGGCGGCGCTCATCGAGACGCGTTCGGGTGGCGGCTTCGGGGCGTTGAAGACCGGCAGCGCATCGGCGGCGTTGGCGGCCTCGCCCCAGGAATGGCCGGGAAAGAGGCTGGCCGTGTGGCCGTCTTCGCCGAGGCCGAGGAGAACGAAGTCGAAGCTGCCGGCGCCGCTCAGGGTTCGCGCATAGGCGACGGCGCCGCCGGTCGCGCCAAGTTCGGCAGGGATGGCGTGAATCTGGGCGGCGGGGATCGGTACGTGATCGAGCCAGGCGCTGCGCGCCATGACCGAGTTGCGTTCGGGGTCGTCGACGGGCAGGCAGCGCTCGTCACCGAAATAGCAGTGCCAGCGCGACCAGTCGGTGGCGAGGGCGCGGCAGGCGGCGTAAATGGCTTTGGGCGTCGTGCCGCCGGCCAGGACGATGTCGAAGCGTCCGCGCAGGCGCAGGGCGGTTTCCGCTGCCTCGGCAATGGCCTCGACGGCAGCGGTCTGGAGCGTCGCGGCGTCGGCAAAGCCGAGCCAGCGAGGCGGAATGGATGGAGCGTTCATGGGCATCGATGTCATGTTGTTCTTGTGGCAGGCGGGGCGCCTGTCCGTTCGGGTTGACACGGAGATGTCGGTTTTGTTGCACGGCGCGTCGCCATTATTTGTCGCTCCGGCATCGTCCGGGCGGATTTAGAGCCTGTTTCGGCGCGGCCCGCGATCCCTACCGAAATAGACGCTTAGACCGACATCGCCAGCGCCTGCATCTTGCGCCACAAGGTGACGCGGCTGATGCCGAGGCGTTGGCAGACGGTGTCGGCCGGGTTCCGGGCGAGCAGGTGGCGCAGGATCTCCGATTCCATTTCCTTGAGCGTGCCGCGATCGGGGATGGCGATGAAGCCGGTGTCCGCGACCGTGTGTTCCTGTTCGCCCAGCGCTGCGGCGAGATGTTCGGCATCGACGCGCTCGGTTTCGCGGTAGGACATGACTTCGGCCAGGTTGCGCAACTGGCGGATGTTGCCGGGCCATGGGCGCGACTTGAGCAGTTGGCGGGCGCTGGCGTTCAGGCGTGGTGTCCGGCCGGTCTGGGCGGAGAAACGCTGCAGGTAGTGCTCGAAAATCTGCGGGATGTCATCGACGCGGGCGCGTAGCGGCGGGATGCGCAGGCCGACGACATGGATGCGGTAGTAGAGGTCCTGGCGGAACGAGCCGGACTGCGTTTGCTGGAAGAGATCACGGTTGGTCGCGGCAATGATGCGCACGTCGATCGGGATGATCTTGTCATCGCCGATGCGCATGATCTCGCGCTCCTGCAGCACGCGCAGCAGCCGGCTTTGCATTTCCGGCGCCAGTTCGCCGATTTCGTCGAGGAACAGGGTGCCGCGGTGCGCGAGTTCGAACAGTCCGGGCTTGCCACCCTTGCGGGCGCCGGTGAAGGCGCCGTCGACATAGCCGAAGAGCTCGCTTTCGAGCAGGCTGGGCGCGATCGATGCGATATTGACCGAGACGAAAGGGCCGTGCTTGCGCCGGCTGTGATTGTGGATGCTCTGCGCGAAGACCTCCTTGCCGGTGCCGGTCTCGCCGTAAACGAGCAGGTTCGAGTCATGGCCGGCGTAGGTCATGGCACGCTCGATCAACTGCTGCATGACGTCCGACTCGCCGATCAGGTCCTTGAAGTGGTAGCGCGCAACAAGGCCTTTCTGGTGGAACGACGAGCGGATCTTCGATTCGGACGCCTGGATGCGGGCGACTTCGTGCAGCGTCAATACCGTGCCCTGGATGCTGTGGTCGAACTCGAGCGGAATGCTGCGGGCGATGACGCTGTTGCCGTTGACGCTGGTGACCTGTTCCTTTTCGCCGGTGTCGAGCACTGACAGGAGGCGGGTGAAATCCGGTGCCATGCCGGGTTTCGGCGCGAACAGGCGGCGCGCATGGCGGTTGAAGAAGCTCACTTCGCGCGCCGGCGTCACGGCGATGACAGCTTCATCGATGTTGTCGATGATCGCGGTCAGCTGGGCGGCCTGGAGTTTTTCGCGCTTTTTCGCTTCGAGGATGCGCAGGGCTTCTTCGAGCGCACTGCGGATCGAGGTCCTGCCGTTTTCGAGGAAGATCGCGCGGACGCCGAGGGCGCGCGCGGTTTCGTAGGCGACGCGGCAGCCGATGATGGCTTCGAAGCCCTCCTCGACCATTTGGCGGACCATGCGCTCGGTGCCGGCTTCGTCCTCCTGCGGCCGGATGCTGACGTGTACGTCGAGGATCGGGAAATCGCCGGAAGCGCCGCTGAACAGGTTGGCGCGACTGACGACGCCGATGCGCTTGAAACCGGCCGAGGTGAGTTGACTCAGCTGGGCGAGCAGGTCGTTGAGCGACATCGAGATTTCGACGACGCTGATGCCGGGAATCTGTCTGGCCTGTTCGGCAAGTCCGCCGCGGGTGACGACGACTTCGATGTCCGGATGGCTCTGGATGATCTTTCGGGCGCTGGCGTCGTCCGAGGTTTCGATGGTGATGTCGATGCCCAGCGTTTCCGCCACGCCGGGCGCGAGGTCGGAGATGCTCTGCATCGGACTCAGCAGCAGGATGGGGGTCATGGTTGACGAGGCTGAGTAAGGCGGAAGCCGTCACTATATCAACCATTTTCAAAAGTGCAATTACATATGTTTCAAAAATGAAACTTGGCGTGCGTTGTGGTTGATAATAAACAATGACTTATCCGTGGCATGACGTTTGCTATTCATGCTCACGCCTTGCGGCGGCGGTGACGATGCGCGATGGTGCGCGGGGGCGCGGCGCCGGAAGGTTTCGAGAGGATTCCGTTCAACTCAAACAAAAGGGGATGCAAGATGATTTCAGGGTTTTCCAGGAAACTGATGGCCTGCGCCATGAGCGTGGCATTGTGTGTGGCGGCGGGCTCGGCGATGGCTGCCGACGTGATCAAGATCAAGATCGCTTACGGCAATAACGTCGGCGAACCCAACGACAAGGCGGTGCGCGAGTGGGGCCGCCTGATGAAGGAACGCAGCAAGGGACAGGTCGAGTTCCAGTATTTTCCGAGCTCGCAGCTTGGTTCGCAGAAGGACGTGACCGAGCAGCTGACGATCGGCTCCAACGTCATCACGATTTCGGACGGCGGCTTCCTGATGGATTACGTGCCGGCCTTCGGTGTCACCTACCTGCCGTACATCTATGACAACAAGGAACAGCTCTTCAAGCTCGTCGACAGCGACCTTTTCAAGGATCTCTCCAAGCAGCTCGAAACCAAGGGTCTGTATATCGTCCATAGCAAGTGGATCTACGGCGTGCGCAACATGCTGGCGACCAAGGCGGCGACCAAGCCGGAAGATCTGAAGGGCCTGAAGATCCGCGTGCCGAACATCCGTCTGTCGAACGAAATGATGAACGCGATGGGTGCGACGGCGACGCCGATGCCGCTGGCCGAAGCCTATCCGGCGCTGATGCAGGGCGTCATCAACGGCGCCGAGAACCCGATCCCGGTGCTCTACGGCGGCAAGATGTTCGAAGGCGCCAAGTTCCTGTTGATGACGCGTCACCAGGTTAACCTGTCGTCATGGATCGCCGGTACCGGCTTCATCAAGAAGCTGCCACCGGAAATCGTCCAGATGCTCAAGGAAACCGGTGAAGAAGCCGGCAAGTTCCTCGACAAGGAGAACGAAGTCGCCGACAAGGACGCCGTCAAGAAGATGGAGGCGGCTGGCGTCAAGGTCGTCGAGGTCGACCGTGCCGCGTTCAAGACGGCGATGAAGGACTTCCCGGCGCGCTTCAACAAGGAATTTCCGCCTGAAGTCATGAACAAGGTCTATTCGATCATCGGCCACAAGTAATCCATGCATCGGTCGGGAAGCCTTCGCGGTTCCCGACCGCACTCCGGTATTTCTCTGCCCTCAGGGTCCTCGATCATGACGCCGTCTTTGCCGCGTCAGAGGTTTCGTCGCCCCCATGACAGGTGATTTTTATGCAAATTCTCAGAAGTTTCTACAATCTGGTGAGAAAGCTCGACAACTTTCTCGGCATGACAGCGATGGCTTTTATCATCCTGCTCGCCTGTGCCAACGTATTCATGCGTTACGTCGTCGGCAGGCCCTGGGGCTGGGTCGAGGAGGTGACGGTCTTTACCTTCGTCTGGCTGACCATGCTCGGCGCTTCCGCCGTGGTGCACGTCGAAGGGCATTGCTCGATCGACGTGCTGGTGCGGCGCTTTCCGTCGAAGTGGCAGCGTGCTGTCAGCATCTTTGGCGATCTCGTCGTGCTGGTCACGCTGGTGCTGCTCATCTGGTTCGGCATCCTGCTGACGATCAAGGGGCAAACCAAGCTCACGCCGATTCTCGGCATTCCCTACAGCTACGTCGATGCCTCGGTTCCGGTCAGCTGCTTCTTCATGTTGATGTACTACGGTCGCATGTTCTGGAACAGCCTGCGCGGCGAGAAAAACACGACCAATCTCGATGACGATTCCGTGGAGTCCGCACAATGAGCGTTCTGATTGCTTTTCTGGTGATGCTGGGCCTGTTTGCCATCAATGTGCCGGTGGCCTTCGCCATCTGTGCGGCGACCTTCGCCTATTTCTTCATTGCCAACGACATGTCGGCGATCATGGTCGTGCAGCGCATGATCGGTGGTGCCGATAACCTGCCCTTGCTGGCGATTCCGTTTTTTATGATGCTCGGTTCAATCCTCAACTACACCGGCATCACCAACCGCCTGCTCAAACTGGCCGACGCCTTGTCGGGCCATATGCGCGGCGGCCTGGCGCAGACCAACGTCGTGCTTGGCGCACTGATCGGCGGACCGTCGGGCGCCGGCCTCGCCGATGCGGCGATGATCTGCAAGGTGCTGGTGCCGGAAATGAGCCGGAACGGCTACAGCCGTCCGTTCGCCGCTGCGCTCACTTCAGCGTCCGCGCTGCTCGGCCCGATCCTGCCGCCGGGGATCGGGCTCATCATCTATGGGTTTGTCTCCGATACCTCGATTGGCAAGCTGTTCATGGGCGGTATGGGGCCGGGCATCCTGTGCACGATCCTGCTCATGGTCGCGGTCGATTATGTCGCGCGCAAGCGTGGCTACAAACCGACACGGCCAAAGATGGCGAGTCTCGGCGAAATGGGCAAGGCCTCACTCGAGGCATTCTGGGGCCTGATGTTGATGGTCCTGATCCTCGGCGGGATCCGCTACGGCATATTCACCCCGACCGAGGCCGGTGCGGTGACCTGCATCTACGCGCTGATCGTTGGCTTTGCCTACAGGGAAACAAGCTGGGCCGACGTCAAGGCGGCGCTGGCCGAGTCGGCGCGCGCCAACGGCTCGATCATGCTGATCCTGATGGCATCGGCTGGATTCGCCTGGATCCTGACCTGGGAGGGCGTCGCCGCCGAGACGACCGAGTTGTTGATGAGCATCTCGACGAGCCCTGTGGTGTTCCTGCTGATCGTCAACGCGTTGCTGATCCTGGTTGGTATGTTCCTCGACGGCAATGCCGCGATCATCGTGCTGACGCCGCTGCTGATGCCGACCGTCCATGCGCTTGGCATCGATCCGGTGCATTTCGGCATCATGATGATCTTCAATCTCTCGATCGGTGCGATCACGCCGCCGTTCGGGACGACGATGTTCCTGACCTGCAACCTGACCGGCGTCAAGCTCGACGAGTACATGCGCGAAATCCTGCCGTTCTACGTCGCGCTGGGCGTTACGCTCATGGTGACGACGTTCTATCCGCCGCTGTCGCTGGTGCTGGCGAACTGGGTTCCGATGTAATTTGATGGAGGAAGTATGAAATCCGTATTGTTGAAAAGCCCCGGCGAAATCGCCCTGGCCGATATTGCCGAGCCGAAGCGCGGCAAGGACGAGGTGCTGATCCGGGTGCGCAGCGCCGGTATCTGCGGCTCGGACATCGGCGCGTATCGCGGCGTCAATCCGCTTGTCAGCTACCCGCGCACCATCGGCCATGAAGTGGCCGGTGAAGTGCTCGAGGTGCCCGAGAACGAGACCGAGTTGATGCCGGGTGACCGCGTCATCATCGAGCCCTATGTCTATTGCGGCACGTGCTATCCGTGCTCGATTGGCCACACCAACTGCTGCGAGAACCTGACCGTACGCGGCGTGCATATCGAGGGCGGCATGGCAGAATGCATCACGCATCCGCGCCATCTCGTGCACAAGGCGCCCGACAACATCGCCTGGGAACTCTTGCCTTTGGCCGAGCCGCTCGTCATTTCGATGCATGCGGTCAGCCAGGCGAAGGTCAAGGCTGGCGAACATGTGGCGATCACCGGTGCCGGCCAGATCGGCCTTCTGGCGGCGCAGTACGCGCTGACGCTGGGCGCGCATCCGATCATCATCGACCCGGTCGACGAGCGCCTTGAGCTTGCGCGTCGCCTGGGCGTGAAGCACGCGGTCAACCCGGTAACGGTCGACTCGATCGCGGCAATCAAGGAAATCACCGGCGGACGCATGGCCGAGGCCGTGATCGAGGCCTCCGGCGACGCCCGTGCGATCCGCAACACGCTGGAATACGTCGCGTTTGCCGGGCGCATCGCGCTGGCCGGTTGGCCGAAGAACGAGATCCCGCTGCCGACGGCGACGATCACGCGCAAGGAGCTGTCGATTTTTGGTTCGCGTAACAGCGTCGGCATGTTCCCCGAAAGCCTGCGTCTGATCTCGGAAGGCAAGATCGACGTGTCGCATTTGCTGACCTGTTCGGTGCAGATCGACGAAGCCCCGGCGATGGTCAAGGCAATCGCCGAGAACCCCGGCGAGTTCCTCAAGGTGACCTGCCTGCTGTAGGCGTTAAAAACGGGCAAAGGCGACGTGCGCCGGTCGCGCGCGTCGCCATGCGGACACTGCATATGCCTATGTCGAATAAACATTGGACAAGCGATGGGGCCGGGACGATAGTGACGCGCTGCCATCGGGCGTCCACGGCGCGTCAACGCAATGACGGGAGAATGTTGCGCGGCCGGTCTGGTGCGAATCTTTCCTGAAAGAACAACTACGGAGCAATGTCAATGATTTCACTGAACAGAGCCAGTCTTGCCGAGGGCAAGCTCAAGGTCGAGGCGAGCCAGCCGTCATCACTGAAGCCGGTGCGTATTCTGCAGATCGGCGACGGCAACTTCCTGCGCGCCTTCGTCGACTGGATGGTCGATGTTGCCAATGGTGCCGGGCTGATGAACGGCGAAGTGACCGTCGTGCAGCCGCTCGATCGCGGCATTGCCGACTTGATGAAGGCGCAGGACCAGCTGTTCACGGTGTTGCTGCGCGGCGTGCAGAACGGCCAGCAGGTTCAGACCAAGCGGCTGGTCAGCTGCGTCAAGGACACGCTCAACCCGTATGCACAATGGAATGTCATGCTGGCGGCAATGCAGGATCCGTCGCTTCGCTTCGTCGTCTCGAACACCACCGAAGCCGGTATCGCCTACGTTGAGGAAGCCTATGGCGAGGGCAAGTGCCCGGCCAACTTCCCGGCCAAGGTGACGGCGCTGCTGCTGGCGCGCTTCAAGGCTTTCGGAGGTTCGCCGGAGTCGGGCCTCGTCTTCCTGCCGTGCGAACTCATCGATACCAACGGTTCGAAGCTGCGCAGCTTCGTGCTGCAATTCGCCGAGGCCTGGAAACTGCCGGCCGATTTCGTCGCCTGGGTCAAGGCGCATAACGTTTTCTGCAACACGCTCGTCGACCGCATCGTGCCGGGATTCCCGGCGGCCGAAGCCGAAGCGCTGTACGCCGAGTTCGGTTACAAGGACCCGCTGATGGTGGCGGCCGAGCCCTTCCTGCTCTGGTGCATCGAAGGCCCGGCGAAGATTGCCGAGGAGCTGCCGTTGCACAAAGCCGGCATCGACGTCGTCTGGACCGACGACCTGCAACCGTACCGCACCCGCAAGGTGCGCATCCTCAACGGTGCGCATACCGCCAGTTCGCTCGCCTCGTACTGCGCCGGTCTCGACACCGTGCGAGAAATGACCGAGGACCCGGTCGTCTCCAAGTATCTTGACCGCGTCATGTTCGAGGAGATCGTTCCCTTCGTGCCGCTGCCCGATGCCGAGCGCAAGGCCTATGCCGCGACGATCATGGAGCGCTTTGCCAATCCGCATATCCGTCATGAGCTGATCTCGATCGCGCTCAACTCGGTCTCGAAGTGGACGGTGCGCGTGCTGCCGACGGTCAAGGATTTCGCGGCGCAGCATGGCAAGGCGCCGGCCGGCCTGGCGTTCTCGCTGGCGGCGCTGCTCAATTTCTATCGCGGCAGCTTCGCGGCCAACGGCGATTACGTCGGCCAACGCGACGCGGGCGCCTATCCGATCAAGGACAATGCCGACATCCTGCAGATCATGAATGCGGCATGGGCCGGCAGCAGCGATGCGGCCAAGGTGGCGGCGACGCTGCTGGCCGACACGCGGCTGTGGGGCGAGGACCTGACCCGCGTGCCCGGCCTGGCCGAGCAGACTGCGGCGGCCTTGGTCCGGATCCTGGCCGTCGGCGTCAAGGCGGCGATGGGCGAACTGTAATTCCCCAACGTGGCGGACAGCGTGCCGGCGACCTTGCCGGTACGCCGCCGTCACGGCATCACTCTTCATCTCCTTCCTCCGGAGCAGAACATGAGCAAGTCTTCCGTAATCCGTTTGCACGCCAATGACGACGTGCTGATCGCGACCCAGCAACTCGTCCCCGGCAACACCGTCGCCGACGAGAGCGGGGCCGACAGCGTGACCGTGCGCGACCTGATTCCCAACGGCCACAAGATGGCGGCGCACGACCTCAAGGCCGGCGCTCCGGTGCGTCGTTACAACCAGGTCATCGGCTTCGCCAAGTCGGACATTCAAGCCGGACAGCATATTCACAGCCATAACCTCGGCATGGGCGATTTCGAGCGCGATTACGGTATCGGCGAGGGCGCGAACGAACTGCCGAAAGTCGAGCATCCCGCCACCTTCCGCGGCTATAAACGGCCGAACGGCAAGGTCGGCACCCGCAATTACATCGCTGTCATTTCGTCGGTGAACTGTTCGGCGACCGTGACGCGCGCCATCGCCCGTCATTTCACCCCGGAAGTCCTGGCGGCCTTCCCCAACGTCGATGGCGTCATTGCGCTGCCGCATCCCGAAGGCTGCGGCATCAACCCGAACGGCGAAGGCATGCAGATGTTGCGCCGGACGATGGTCGGCTTCGCCAAGCATCCGAATTTCGCCGGCGTCCTCTTTGTCGGCCTCGGTTGCGAGCAGAACCAGATCGCCCCGATCATCGAGGCCATCGGTCAGCATGAAGAGGGCATGCTCCAGCAGGTGATCATGCAGGCCGAGGGCGGCACGGCGGCGGCAATCCGTAAGGGGGTCGCCCTGGTCGAGGCGATGCTGCCGAAGGCCAATGCCTATCAGCGCGAGGACGCGTCGGTGTCGCACCTGATCGTCGGTCTCAACTGCGGCGGCTCCGACGGCTATTCTGGCATCACCGCCAATCCGGCGCTGGGCGGCGCCTCCGACCTGCTCGTCCGCCATGGTGCAACGACCGTCTTGTCGGAAACGCCGGAAATTTATGGCGCCGAGCATCTGCTGACGCGCCGCGCAGCGAAGCCGGAGATCGCCCAGAAGCTGATCGACCGCATCGCCTGGTGGAAAGACTACTGCGCACGTACCGGCGGCGAACTCGACAACAATCCGTCCGTCGGCAACAAGGCCGGCGGCCTCACGACGATTCTCGAAAAATCGCTGGGCGCCGTCGCCAAGGGCGGTACGAGTACACTGAACGGCGTCTATCTGTTCGGTGAGCCGATCGATGCCAAGGGCTTTGTCTACATGGACACGCCGGGTTACGATCCGGTCTCGGCGACCGGACAGGCGGCGGGCGGTGCGCAGGTCATCTGTTTCACCACCGGGCGCGGCTCGGCCTTCGGTTGTGCCGGCGTCCCGACGATCAAGCTGGCGACCAACAATGCCTTGTTCGAGCGCATGCGCGACGACATGGACGTCAATTGCGGCGACCTGATCGACGGCACGCCGATGACCGAAATCAGCCAGCGCATCTTCGATGCGATCATCCGCTATGCTTCGGGCGAGAAAGTGCGCAGCGAAGAACTCGGTTACGGCAACGATGAATTCCTGCCGTGGCGCGTCAGTGCCGTGATGTAATTCAATTCTGTAAGATTGTCAGGCCAATTTGAGCTAAAATAGCACTTGTATGGTGCCGCGCCGGTGTGAATGCCGGCGCGCGCCGTTGTGCCGGCTTGATGCCGTTTCATTGTTTTCGGTTTTTTCCTATGGGAGAGTTAAATGGCTGCTAAGGATCGCATGGCGGTATTGTCCGCGATGATGGATCAGAGCGTGATTCCGGTCTTCTATCATCCGGATGTCGAGCTTTGTAAGGATGTTATCCAGGCCTGTGCCAACGGTGGCGCCAAGTGCGTTGAATTCACCAATCGCGGCGATTTTGCAGCGGATGTGTTCTTCCAGGTGACGAAGTATTTCGCCAAGGCCGACCCCTCGGTGATCATGGGCGTCGGTTCGATCTGCGACGCGCCGACGGCCGGCATCTACATCGCCAACGGCGCCAAGTTCGTCGTCGGCCCGCTGCTCAATGCCGATGTCGCCAAGGTGTGTAATCGTCGCGGCATCCCCTACAGCCCCGGTTGCGGTTCGGCGACCGAAATCGGCGATGCGCAGGAACTCGGCGTCGAAATCGTCAAGGTTTTCCCCGGTTCGTCGGTGGGCGGCCCGGAATTCGTCAAGAGCGTCATGGGCCCGATGCCCTGGACGCGTATCATGCCGACCGGCGGCGTCGAGCCGACCGAGGAGTCGCTGCGCAAGTGGTTCGGTGCCGGCATCGTCGCCTGCGGCGTCGGTTCCAACCTGATCACCAAGAAGCTGCTCGACGCCAAGGATTTCAAGGGCATCGAGGAAAACGTGCGTCAGACCATTGCGCTGGTCAAGCGCATCAAGGCCGAACTGGCCGGCAAATAAGCGGGAGACAAGAATATGGCAGAACTGATCGTCAAATCGGCCGCCGAGTGCAAGTGGGACTGCGCGTCCTTCGGCGAAATCATGCTGCGCTTCGACCCGGGCTTCGGCCGCGTGCGTAATGCCCGCAGCTTCCAGGTCTGGGAAGGCGGCGGCGAGTACAACGTCGCGCGCGCCATGCGCAAGT
Proteins encoded in this region:
- the pgl gene encoding 6-phosphogluconolactonase, with translation MNAPSIPPRWLGFADAATLQTAAVEAIAEAAETALRLRGRFDIVLAGGTTPKAIYAACRALATDWSRWHCYFGDERCLPVDDPERNSVMARSAWLDHVPIPAAQIHAIPAELGATGGAVAYARTLSGAGSFDFVLLGLGEDGHTASLFPGHSWGEAANAADALPVFNAPKPPPERVSMSAARLSRARRVVFAVTGEGKRMAVNSWRAGNPLPAGAISADNAIEIFCEQGLLAPSH
- a CDS encoding sigma 54-interacting transcriptional regulator is translated as MTPILLLSPMQSISDLAPGVAETLGIDITIETSDDASARKIIQSHPDIEVVVTRGGLAEQARQIPGISVVEISMSLNDLLAQLSQLTSAGFKRIGVVSRANLFSGASGDFPILDVHVSIRPQEDEAGTERMVRQMVEEGFEAIIGCRVAYETARALGVRAIFLENGRTSIRSALEEALRILEAKKREKLQAAQLTAIIDNIDEAVIAVTPAREVSFFNRHARRLFAPKPGMAPDFTRLLSVLDTGEKEQVTSVNGNSVIARSIPLEFDHSIQGTVLTLHEVARIQASESKIRSSFHQKGLVARYHFKDLIGESDVMQQLIERAMTYAGHDSNLLVYGETGTGKEVFAQSIHNHSRRKHGPFVSVNIASIAPSLLESELFGYVDGAFTGARKGGKPGLFELAHRGTLFLDEIGELAPEMQSRLLRVLQEREIMRIGDDKIIPIDVRIIAATNRDLFQQTQSGSFRQDLYYRIHVVGLRIPPLRARVDDIPQIFEHYLQRFSAQTGRTPRLNASARQLLKSRPWPGNIRQLRNLAEVMSYRETERVDAEHLAAALGEQEHTVADTGFIAIPDRGTLKEMESEILRHLLARNPADTVCQRLGISRVTLWRKMQALAMSV
- a CDS encoding C4-dicarboxylate TRAP transporter substrate-binding protein — encoded protein: MSVALCVAAGSAMAADVIKIKIAYGNNVGEPNDKAVREWGRLMKERSKGQVEFQYFPSSQLGSQKDVTEQLTIGSNVITISDGGFLMDYVPAFGVTYLPYIYDNKEQLFKLVDSDLFKDLSKQLETKGLYIVHSKWIYGVRNMLATKAATKPEDLKGLKIRVPNIRLSNEMMNAMGATATPMPLAEAYPALMQGVINGAENPIPVLYGGKMFEGAKFLLMTRHQVNLSSWIAGTGFIKKLPPEIVQMLKETGEEAGKFLDKENEVADKDAVKKMEAAGVKVVEVDRAAFKTAMKDFPARFNKEFPPEVMNKVYSIIGHK
- a CDS encoding TRAP transporter small permease; its protein translation is MQILRSFYNLVRKLDNFLGMTAMAFIILLACANVFMRYVVGRPWGWVEEVTVFTFVWLTMLGASAVVHVEGHCSIDVLVRRFPSKWQRAVSIFGDLVVLVTLVLLIWFGILLTIKGQTKLTPILGIPYSYVDASVPVSCFFMLMYYGRMFWNSLRGEKNTTNLDDDSVESAQ
- a CDS encoding TRAP transporter large permease, whose product is MSVLIAFLVMLGLFAINVPVAFAICAATFAYFFIANDMSAIMVVQRMIGGADNLPLLAIPFFMMLGSILNYTGITNRLLKLADALSGHMRGGLAQTNVVLGALIGGPSGAGLADAAMICKVLVPEMSRNGYSRPFAAALTSASALLGPILPPGIGLIIYGFVSDTSIGKLFMGGMGPGILCTILLMVAVDYVARKRGYKPTRPKMASLGEMGKASLEAFWGLMLMVLILGGIRYGIFTPTEAGAVTCIYALIVGFAYRETSWADVKAALAESARANGSIMLILMASAGFAWILTWEGVAAETTELLMSISTSPVVFLLIVNALLILVGMFLDGNAAIIVLTPLLMPTVHALGIDPVHFGIMMIFNLSIGAITPPFGTTMFLTCNLTGVKLDEYMREILPFYVALGVTLMVTTFYPPLSLVLANWVPM
- a CDS encoding zinc-binding alcohol dehydrogenase family protein, translating into MKSVLLKSPGEIALADIAEPKRGKDEVLIRVRSAGICGSDIGAYRGVNPLVSYPRTIGHEVAGEVLEVPENETELMPGDRVIIEPYVYCGTCYPCSIGHTNCCENLTVRGVHIEGGMAECITHPRHLVHKAPDNIAWELLPLAEPLVISMHAVSQAKVKAGEHVAITGAGQIGLLAAQYALTLGAHPIIIDPVDERLELARRLGVKHAVNPVTVDSIAAIKEITGGRMAEAVIEASGDARAIRNTLEYVAFAGRIALAGWPKNEIPLPTATITRKELSIFGSRNSVGMFPESLRLISEGKIDVSHLLTCSVQIDEAPAMVKAIAENPGEFLKVTCLL
- a CDS encoding tagaturonate reductase, which produces MISLNRASLAEGKLKVEASQPSSLKPVRILQIGDGNFLRAFVDWMVDVANGAGLMNGEVTVVQPLDRGIADLMKAQDQLFTVLLRGVQNGQQVQTKRLVSCVKDTLNPYAQWNVMLAAMQDPSLRFVVSNTTEAGIAYVEEAYGEGKCPANFPAKVTALLLARFKAFGGSPESGLVFLPCELIDTNGSKLRSFVLQFAEAWKLPADFVAWVKAHNVFCNTLVDRIVPGFPAAEAEALYAEFGYKDPLMVAAEPFLLWCIEGPAKIAEELPLHKAGIDVVWTDDLQPYRTRKVRILNGAHTASSLASYCAGLDTVREMTEDPVVSKYLDRVMFEEIVPFVPLPDAERKAYAATIMERFANPHIRHELISIALNSVSKWTVRVLPTVKDFAAQHGKAPAGLAFSLAALLNFYRGSFAANGDYVGQRDAGAYPIKDNADILQIMNAAWAGSSDAAKVAATLLADTRLWGEDLTRVPGLAEQTAAALVRILAVGVKAAMGEL
- a CDS encoding altronate dehydratase family protein — protein: MSKSSVIRLHANDDVLIATQQLVPGNTVADESGADSVTVRDLIPNGHKMAAHDLKAGAPVRRYNQVIGFAKSDIQAGQHIHSHNLGMGDFERDYGIGEGANELPKVEHPATFRGYKRPNGKVGTRNYIAVISSVNCSATVTRAIARHFTPEVLAAFPNVDGVIALPHPEGCGINPNGEGMQMLRRTMVGFAKHPNFAGVLFVGLGCEQNQIAPIIEAIGQHEEGMLQQVIMQAEGGTAAAIRKGVALVEAMLPKANAYQREDASVSHLIVGLNCGGSDGYSGITANPALGGASDLLVRHGATTVLSETPEIYGAEHLLTRRAAKPEIAQKLIDRIAWWKDYCARTGGELDNNPSVGNKAGGLTTILEKSLGAVAKGGTSTLNGVYLFGEPIDAKGFVYMDTPGYDPVSATGQAAGGAQVICFTTGRGSAFGCAGVPTIKLATNNALFERMRDDMDVNCGDLIDGTPMTEISQRIFDAIIRYASGEKVRSEELGYGNDEFLPWRVSAVM
- a CDS encoding bifunctional 4-hydroxy-2-oxoglutarate aldolase/2-dehydro-3-deoxy-phosphogluconate aldolase, with the translated sequence MAAKDRMAVLSAMMDQSVIPVFYHPDVELCKDVIQACANGGAKCVEFTNRGDFAADVFFQVTKYFAKADPSVIMGVGSICDAPTAGIYIANGAKFVVGPLLNADVAKVCNRRGIPYSPGCGSATEIGDAQELGVEIVKVFPGSSVGGPEFVKSVMGPMPWTRIMPTGGVEPTEESLRKWFGAGIVACGVGSNLITKKLLDAKDFKGIEENVRQTIALVKRIKAELAGK